Proteins from a genomic interval of Caulobacter rhizosphaerae:
- the rhaT gene encoding L-rhamnose/proton symporter RhaT, translating into MNPLIGVVFHWLGGLSSASFYVPYKRIKRWSWEIFWLTGGVFSWLIAPWLFASLKTHDLLGVLADTPQRTLFWCWFWGAAWGFGGLTFGLTMRYLGLSLGMAVALGLTTVIGTLGPPIFHGTLLELLATPSGKVTLLGILVTLVGIVVVARAGHAKDQELQDSHATSAIAEFDLKRGLAVAVFSGVMSGCFAWGLDAGQPIRALTLKAGTEPLSQGLPVLCVVLLGGFTTNFIWCLYLILKNRSAGQFIGRPGPAADADAAPPNLLANYLLAALGGVLWYFQFFFYTMGESQMGKYGFSSWTLHMASIILFSTLWGFALKEWAGASARTRLRVWLGITLLVGSTVIIGVGNFLAR; encoded by the coding sequence ATGAACCCGCTCATCGGCGTCGTCTTCCATTGGCTGGGGGGCCTGTCCTCGGCCAGCTTCTATGTGCCCTACAAGCGCATCAAACGCTGGTCGTGGGAGATCTTCTGGCTGACCGGCGGGGTGTTCTCCTGGCTGATCGCCCCTTGGCTGTTCGCATCGCTCAAGACCCACGATCTGCTCGGCGTGCTCGCCGACACGCCCCAGCGCACCCTCTTCTGGTGCTGGTTCTGGGGGGCGGCCTGGGGCTTTGGCGGCCTGACGTTCGGCCTGACCATGCGTTATCTTGGCCTATCGCTGGGCATGGCGGTGGCCTTGGGCCTGACGACGGTGATCGGCACGCTGGGGCCGCCGATCTTTCACGGCACGCTCCTGGAGCTGCTGGCGACGCCGAGCGGCAAGGTGACCTTGCTGGGCATCCTGGTGACCCTGGTCGGCATCGTCGTGGTGGCGCGCGCCGGTCACGCCAAGGACCAGGAACTGCAGGACAGCCACGCCACCAGCGCCATCGCCGAGTTCGATCTGAAACGCGGCCTGGCCGTGGCGGTGTTCTCCGGCGTGATGAGCGGCTGTTTCGCCTGGGGCCTGGATGCGGGCCAGCCGATCCGCGCCCTGACCCTGAAGGCGGGCACCGAGCCTCTCAGCCAGGGCCTGCCCGTGCTCTGCGTCGTGCTGCTGGGCGGCTTCACCACCAACTTCATCTGGTGTCTCTACCTGATCCTGAAGAACCGCTCGGCCGGCCAGTTCATCGGCCGGCCCGGCCCCGCGGCCGACGCCGACGCAGCCCCGCCAAACCTGCTCGCCAACTACCTGCTGGCGGCGCTAGGGGGCGTCCTTTGGTACTTCCAGTTCTTCTTCTACACGATGGGCGAGAGCCAGATGGGCAAGTACGGCTTCTCCAGCTGGACCTTGCACATGGCCTCGATCATCCTGTTTTCGACCCTCTGGGGCTTTGCGCTCAAGGAATGGGCCGGCGCCAGCGCCCGCACCCGGCTGCGGGTCTGGCTGGGGATCACCCTGCTGGTCGGCTCGACCGTGATCATCGGCGTGGGCAATTTTCTGGCTCGGTAG
- the lldD gene encoding FMN-dependent L-lactate dehydrogenase LldD, translating to MRAASIGDYRDLARRRLPRFLFDYIDGGSYAEVTLRRNIADLEAVALRQRVLCDAADLDLSTELFGQRLAMPVALAPIGLAGMNARRGEVQAARAAQAAGVPFCLSTVSACSIEEVAQGVDQPFWFQLYMIRDRGFMRDLLAKARAARCSALVFTVDMPVPGSRYRDYRSGLAGASGPIGDLRRFWQAAQRPAWAWDVGLKGRPHSLGNVAPVLQRKTGLEDFFAWMRDNFDPSITWKDLEFIRQEWSGPLIIKGVLDVEDARAARDLGADGLVVSNHGGRQLDGVLSSARALPGIAQAVGSDLTVLADGGVRSGLDVVRMLALGARGVLLGRAWAYALAGGGQAGVAHVLKLIEAEMRVAMTLTGVQNAAAITGRALAEPPADLRVAI from the coding sequence GTGAGGGCGGCCTCGATCGGCGACTATCGAGACCTGGCGCGCCGGCGCCTGCCCCGCTTCCTGTTCGACTATATCGACGGCGGCTCCTACGCCGAGGTGACGCTGCGCCGGAACATCGCCGATCTGGAGGCCGTGGCCTTGCGCCAGCGGGTCCTGTGCGACGCGGCTGATCTGGATCTGTCCACCGAGCTTTTCGGCCAGAGGCTGGCCATGCCCGTGGCCCTGGCGCCGATCGGCTTGGCCGGCATGAACGCGCGACGCGGCGAGGTCCAGGCCGCGCGGGCGGCCCAGGCCGCGGGCGTGCCGTTTTGCCTGTCGACCGTTTCGGCCTGCTCGATCGAGGAAGTGGCCCAAGGCGTGGACCAGCCCTTCTGGTTCCAGCTCTACATGATCCGCGACCGCGGCTTCATGCGTGACCTGCTGGCCAAGGCCCGCGCCGCCCGTTGCTCGGCCTTGGTGTTCACCGTCGACATGCCCGTGCCCGGCTCGCGCTATCGCGACTATCGCTCGGGCCTGGCGGGCGCCTCGGGCCCGATCGGCGATCTTCGTCGCTTCTGGCAGGCCGCCCAGCGTCCGGCCTGGGCCTGGGACGTGGGGCTCAAAGGTCGCCCCCACAGCCTGGGCAACGTCGCCCCGGTGTTGCAGCGGAAGACCGGCCTGGAGGACTTCTTCGCCTGGATGCGCGACAATTTCGATCCGTCGATCACCTGGAAGGACCTTGAGTTCATTCGCCAGGAATGGAGCGGTCCGCTGATCATCAAGGGCGTGCTCGACGTGGAGGACGCCCGGGCCGCCCGTGACCTCGGCGCCGACGGCCTGGTCGTCTCCAATCACGGCGGCCGCCAACTCGACGGCGTGCTTTCGAGCGCCCGGGCCCTGCCGGGCATCGCCCAGGCCGTGGGCTCGGACTTGACCGTGCTGGCCGACGGCGGCGTGCGTTCGGGCCTGGACGTGGTTCGCATGCTGGCCCTGGGCGCGCGCGGCGTGCTGCTGGGCCGGGCCTGGGCCTACGCCTTGGCCGGCGGCGGCCAGGCCGGCGTGGCCCATGTGCTCAAATTGATCGAGGCGGAGATGCGCGTGGCCATGACCCTGACCGGCGTCCAGAACGCCGCGGCGATCACCGGCCGCGCCTTGGCCGAGCCGCCCGCGGACCTCCGCGTCGCGATTTGA
- a CDS encoding IclR family transcriptional regulator — translation MSSAEIDRDDTDETRSGAQSRTLVRGLEVLHAISCGHGELADLASILGLTRSTTHRLAATLVDHRYLTFTPRRGYTLGPKLIELGYVAGRQMSLTKAAREHLEILASDTGDTVHLGVLDDRKVLYLDKIPGSRRVEVSSRVGERQPLRSTGLGKALLLDAPAARWREIYEAEHREGRRYPVELAEWLRRMDGYSRAGVALDLEENEDRIRCVAAPIRDVSGKIIAAISLSSAGQYMDDERMARLGADVRATAEAISRAFGWRCPTPAPSSGPAFAHSPPE, via the coding sequence ATGTCCTCGGCCGAAATCGACAGGGACGATACCGACGAAACCCGTAGCGGCGCTCAAAGCCGCACCCTGGTTCGTGGTCTGGAGGTCCTCCACGCGATCAGTTGCGGCCATGGCGAGCTGGCGGATTTGGCCTCGATCCTTGGCCTGACCCGCAGCACCACCCATCGCCTGGCCGCCACCCTGGTCGATCATCGCTACCTGACCTTCACGCCGCGCCGGGGCTACACCCTGGGACCCAAGCTCATCGAACTGGGCTATGTCGCCGGGCGCCAGATGAGCTTGACCAAGGCCGCGCGCGAGCACCTGGAAATCCTGGCCAGCGACACGGGCGACACCGTGCATCTGGGCGTCCTGGATGATCGCAAGGTGCTCTATCTCGACAAGATCCCCGGCAGCCGCCGCGTCGAGGTCAGCTCCCGGGTCGGCGAGCGCCAACCCCTGCGCTCGACAGGTCTGGGCAAGGCCCTGCTGCTGGACGCGCCGGCCGCCCGCTGGCGGGAGATCTATGAGGCCGAGCATCGGGAAGGCCGCCGCTACCCGGTCGAACTGGCCGAGTGGCTGCGACGCATGGACGGTTATAGCCGCGCCGGCGTCGCGCTCGATCTCGAGGAGAACGAAGACCGGATCCGCTGCGTGGCCGCGCCGATCCGCGACGTCAGCGGCAAGATCATCGCGGCGATCAGCCTTTCGAGCGCGGGCCAGTACATGGACGACGAGCGCATGGCGCGCCTGGGCGCCGACGTCCGCGCCACGGCCGAGGCGATCAGCCGAGCCTTCGGCTGGCGATGTCCCACGCCCGCGCCGTCCTCAGGTCCCGCCTTTGCCCATTCTCCGCCCGAATAG
- a CDS encoding DeoR/GlpR family DNA-binding transcription regulator yields the protein MHANDREQLIADLIQNRGFVSFQELDQKLDVSAATIRRDLDRLVERGLVTRVRGGARLASPELTAPSGQIELLGAPFHENIGRHTAQKEAIGRAAAALCRPGEGVMIDGGSTTLQMCPHIASLNLQVLTNSLHIVSALLPQPGTRLLLPSGSVFREQNIILAASGEDSMPRFHAPRLFMGAAAIGPQGLMQADVVLVAAERRLIERADEIIILVDSSKFQGPSGHLVCDLSEVDILVTDAGISDHDRKMVEAADIKLIIAE from the coding sequence ATGCATGCCAACGATCGCGAGCAGCTGATCGCGGACCTGATCCAAAATCGCGGCTTCGTATCGTTCCAGGAACTGGACCAAAAGCTGGATGTGTCCGCCGCGACGATCCGGCGCGACCTTGACCGTCTGGTCGAGCGCGGACTGGTCACGCGTGTTCGGGGCGGGGCGCGACTGGCTTCGCCGGAGCTAACCGCGCCTTCGGGCCAGATCGAACTTCTCGGCGCGCCCTTTCACGAGAACATCGGGCGCCACACCGCTCAGAAGGAAGCGATCGGCCGTGCGGCGGCCGCGCTCTGCCGGCCCGGCGAAGGGGTGATGATCGACGGCGGCTCGACCACCCTGCAGATGTGCCCGCACATCGCCAGCCTGAACCTCCAGGTCCTGACCAATTCGCTGCATATCGTCAGCGCCCTGCTGCCCCAGCCGGGCACCCGCCTCCTGTTGCCGTCGGGCTCGGTGTTCCGTGAGCAGAACATCATCCTGGCCGCCTCGGGCGAAGACAGCATGCCGCGTTTCCACGCCCCGCGCCTGTTCATGGGCGCGGCGGCCATCGGGCCGCAGGGCCTGATGCAGGCCGACGTCGTCCTGGTCGCGGCCGAGCGGCGACTGATCGAACGCGCCGACGAGATCATCATCCTGGTCGACAGCTCCAAGTTCCAGGGACCGTCGGGCCATCTGGTCTGCGACCTGTCGGAGGTCGATATCCTGGTCACCGACGCGGGCATTTCCGATCACGATCGCAAGATGGTCGAAGCCGCCGACATCAAGCTGATCATCGCCGAATAG
- a CDS encoding SDR family NAD(P)-dependent oxidoreductase gives MLLKDKVVLVINAELPVGKAIAIDCARHGAHVAINADPMTRQAAEILSAIAALGRRGYCVEGQALEASSARALVADVVQALGRFDVLISCAAVAPPHDFLTTPADAFQRAVKVGVTGTYAALQAAARQMIAQGWGGAIIAVNTEPPGQAFNAIAYAETQDLMQMWADTLRKDEVRCNMVRLDAPRAQAGADLTAFDELTGPVVFLASDLARNVSGTTIRVGDGAPLAMVTA, from the coding sequence ATGTTGCTCAAGGACAAGGTCGTGCTGGTGATCAACGCCGAGCTTCCGGTGGGCAAGGCCATCGCGATCGACTGCGCCCGTCACGGCGCCCACGTGGCGATCAACGCCGATCCGATGACAAGGCAAGCGGCCGAGATCCTCTCGGCGATCGCCGCATTGGGCCGCCGCGGCTACTGCGTCGAAGGCCAGGCGCTTGAGGCGAGCAGCGCCCGAGCGCTTGTCGCCGACGTCGTCCAAGCCCTTGGCCGTTTCGACGTGCTGATCAGTTGCGCGGCCGTCGCGCCGCCCCACGACTTTCTGACCACCCCGGCCGACGCCTTCCAGCGCGCCGTCAAGGTGGGGGTCACCGGGACCTACGCCGCCCTGCAGGCCGCCGCGCGCCAGATGATCGCGCAGGGCTGGGGCGGGGCGATCATCGCGGTCAACACCGAGCCGCCCGGCCAAGCCTTCAACGCGATCGCCTACGCCGAAACCCAGGACTTGATGCAGATGTGGGCCGACACCCTGCGCAAGGACGAGGTTCGTTGCAACATGGTGCGTCTGGATGCGCCGCGGGCCCAAGCCGGCGCCGACCTGACCGCGTTCGACGAGTTGACGGGTCCGGTGGTTTTCCTGGCCTCGGATTTGGCCAGGAACGTCTCGGGCACCACCATCCGCGTCGGCGATGGGGCTCCGCTCGCCATGGTGACCGCGTGA
- a CDS encoding FGGY-family carbohydrate kinase, producing MRDDLIAVLDVGKTLAKLSLWTRSGDLLAKDSRPNARIDAGAYVALDADGIEAWLAQTLTAFAKQGRIGAIIPVGHGAAAAIVRDGKLACPPIDYEEPGPDAARGPYEAARDAFRHTGSPALPGGLNLGAQLHYLQGLRPGLLAPGAQILLWPQYWAWRLSGVAASEVTSLGCHSDLWRPKDRRVSDLARERGWDQALPPLAEAGAALGGLTDAWRARTGLDEAVRVYCGLHDSNAALLAARGFAEIAQAESTVLSTGTWFVAMRSPEDDASVELSRLSEDRDCLINVDAFGKLVPSARFMGGREIEILAGVDTRRVDIKPDQPALLAAVPAVLAAGARVLPTFAPGFGPYPGHRGRWINMPTDQAERRAAVCLYAALVANESLDLIGARERILVEGRFAEAEVFVRALASLRPRDQIYVSNAHNDVSYGALRLIEPTLKPATALTPVAPLEVSIARYAQDWRRDVERTEHAA from the coding sequence CGCTCGACGCCGACGGCATCGAGGCTTGGCTGGCGCAGACGCTGACGGCTTTCGCCAAGCAGGGCCGCATCGGCGCGATCATCCCGGTCGGGCATGGCGCGGCGGCGGCCATCGTCCGGGACGGCAAATTGGCTTGCCCGCCGATCGACTACGAAGAACCGGGGCCCGACGCGGCGCGCGGCCCCTACGAGGCCGCCCGCGACGCCTTTCGCCACACCGGATCGCCCGCCCTGCCCGGCGGCCTCAACCTCGGCGCCCAATTGCACTATCTCCAGGGCCTGAGACCGGGCCTGCTGGCGCCGGGCGCTCAGATCCTGTTGTGGCCGCAATATTGGGCCTGGCGGCTTTCGGGCGTGGCGGCCAGCGAGGTGACGAGCCTCGGCTGCCACAGCGACCTCTGGCGCCCCAAGGACCGTCGCGTCTCGGACCTGGCCCGCGAGCGGGGCTGGGACCAGGCCTTGCCGCCCCTGGCGGAGGCGGGCGCGGCGCTAGGCGGGCTGACGGACGCGTGGCGCGCGCGCACGGGCCTGGACGAGGCGGTGCGAGTCTATTGTGGTCTGCACGATTCCAACGCCGCCCTGCTGGCCGCCCGCGGTTTCGCCGAGATCGCCCAGGCCGAATCGACGGTGCTTTCGACCGGCACCTGGTTCGTGGCCATGCGCTCGCCCGAGGACGACGCCAGCGTCGAGCTGTCCCGGCTGTCCGAGGACCGCGACTGCCTGATCAATGTCGACGCCTTCGGCAAGCTCGTGCCGTCGGCCCGCTTCATGGGCGGCCGCGAGATCGAGATCCTGGCCGGCGTGGACACCCGCCGCGTCGACATCAAGCCCGACCAGCCCGCCTTGCTGGCGGCGGTCCCGGCGGTCCTGGCCGCGGGCGCGCGCGTCCTGCCCACCTTCGCGCCGGGCTTTGGCCCCTATCCGGGCCATCGCGGGCGCTGGATCAACATGCCCACCGACCAGGCCGAGCGCCGCGCGGCCGTCTGCCTCTACGCGGCGCTGGTGGCCAACGAATCTCTGGACCTGATTGGCGCGCGCGAGCGCATTCTGGTCGAAGGCCGCTTCGCCGAGGCCGAGGTCTTCGTGCGCGCCCTGGCCTCGCTTCGCCCCCGCGACCAGATCTACGTCTCCAACGCCCACAACGACGTCTCCTACGGCGCGCTGCGCCTGATCGAACCGACGCTCAAGCCCGCCACGGCCCTGACCCCGGTCGCCCCGCTCGAGGTCTCGATCGCCCGTTACGCCCAGGACTGGCGCCGCGACGTCGAACGCACGGAACACGCGGCGTGA
- a CDS encoding DUF3237 domain-containing protein encodes MKSILFAVALGLATPVAAQAPADTAPTRLVFEEVVTMGPTQIIGDTPLGRRQRMPITGGTFKGEKLAGRVLPGADWQLVRADGTITINAEYMIETDDKVQIHVHNVGIVRLPKKDGDKFYMWAAPTFEAPIGRYDWLNQAIFVSKVEAAGDKDHPAARILIYQVD; translated from the coding sequence TTGAAATCGATCTTGTTCGCTGTAGCCCTGGGTCTGGCGACGCCCGTCGCGGCTCAGGCCCCCGCCGATACGGCCCCGACCCGGCTGGTTTTCGAAGAGGTCGTCACGATGGGGCCAACTCAGATCATCGGCGACACGCCGCTGGGGCGTCGCCAACGCATGCCGATCACCGGCGGCACGTTCAAAGGCGAGAAGCTCGCCGGCCGCGTTCTGCCCGGCGCCGATTGGCAGCTCGTGCGGGCCGACGGCACGATAACGATCAACGCCGAATACATGATCGAAACCGACGACAAGGTGCAGATCCACGTCCACAACGTGGGGATCGTGCGTCTTCCGAAGAAAGACGGCGACAAGTTCTACATGTGGGCCGCGCCGACCTTCGAAGCGCCGATCGGGCGCTATGACTGGCTCAACCAGGCGATCTTCGTGAGCAAGGTCGAGGCGGCCGGAGACAAGGACCATCCCGCCGCCCGCATCCTGATCTATCAGGTCGATTGA
- a CDS encoding IclR family transcriptional regulator, giving the protein MTDASPQDAGGQGAQTLMRGLDVLDIVAQNGPIALRDLIDRIGLSRSTTHRLASALVERGMLRLENQGYVLGSKLLWLDAQARDALSLPAVARPHLERLAREQFDAVNLAIRDELLVRYVDQVRGSRRIEVRSVIGETRPLASTGLGKALMLDEGEGAWRAAYRRAKRDTHAAESEEAFVARMATYRDLGVTFDIEENEDRVRCVAAPIRGASGRIIGALSLSSLPQYMDDARMRALVRPVRAVGEAIGLDLGWSQQGRQDGRSH; this is encoded by the coding sequence GTGACGGACGCCAGCCCCCAGGACGCGGGCGGTCAAGGCGCGCAGACCCTGATGCGCGGCCTGGATGTTTTGGACATCGTCGCCCAGAACGGCCCGATCGCCCTTCGGGACCTGATCGATCGGATCGGACTGTCGCGCAGCACCACCCATCGGCTCGCCAGCGCTCTAGTCGAGCGAGGCATGTTGCGGCTCGAGAACCAGGGTTATGTCCTGGGCTCCAAGCTGCTTTGGCTCGACGCTCAGGCCCGTGACGCGCTGTCGCTGCCGGCCGTGGCGCGTCCCCATCTTGAGCGCCTCGCGCGCGAGCAGTTCGACGCGGTCAATCTGGCGATCCGCGACGAACTGCTGGTGCGGTACGTCGATCAGGTTCGCGGCTCGCGGCGGATCGAAGTCCGATCAGTGATCGGCGAAACCCGCCCCTTGGCGTCGACCGGCCTGGGCAAGGCCCTGATGCTCGACGAGGGCGAAGGCGCCTGGCGCGCGGCCTACCGAAGAGCCAAGCGCGACACGCACGCGGCCGAATCCGAAGAGGCTTTCGTGGCCCGGATGGCGACCTATCGGGACCTGGGCGTCACCTTCGACATCGAGGAGAACGAGGACCGCGTTCGGTGCGTGGCCGCGCCGATCCGTGGCGCCAGCGGCCGGATCATCGGCGCGCTCAGCCTCTCCAGCCTGCCTCAGTACATGGACGACGCGCGCATGAGGGCGCTCGTTCGACCGGTCCGAGCCGTCGGCGAGGCGATCGGCCTCGACCTCGGCTGGAGCCAGCAAGGTCGGCAGGACGGTCGGAGCCACTAG